TGGTACGTCCTCAATTTACTATGACACATTTCTGTCATGATGAAATTTAGTTGACTCGCCACACCATGCACTTACGGCCACAGCATTAACATTTTGCAAAATGCTGTCAGCTCTAGAATTCAGTCATGACTTAAAAATAAAAGTACTTTCTGTCTATGACTTTAATCTTCTGGTAAAGGGAAACGACTTAGATATTTCCAGTTGTGTTGGATGTAGATGTGTTCCAAAAATGTTACTGGAATATTTCTGCCACAGCTGAGCTGACTGACAGTACTGGTCCGATTGACATGGGCAAGGGGAGGTAATACAAACAGATTAACTTGGGAAGAATAGGGTTCATGATTCTAGTGGTAGATTAATGGCCTGACTGACTGGTTTTTGTGCTGTATAAAATCGCAATGTTgcaattattagtagtagtagtactactattattattattactgttattatctttgttattattgtcattattattattatccgtgTGTACAGAAGCCGGTGTGGGGGGAGCAGGACGAGGCAGTGGAGAGGTGCTATATTAAGTCacaatattgttattatcatcatcatgatggtgattatgatgatgatgatgctcattATTTTCATATGTGTATACAGATGCCGGTGTGGGGGGAGCAGGATGAGGCAGTTGAGGGGTGCTATAGAAAGTcacaatattgttattattatgatgatgatgatgatcattttcattattttgtgtgtACAGATGCCTGTGTGGGGGGAACAGGACGATGCAATGGAGAGGTGCTATAGAAAGTCacaatattattattgtgatgatgatgacaatgatcattAGTATCACATGTGTGTACAGATGCCGGTGTGGGGGGAGCAGGACGAGGCAGTGGAGGGGTGTTGCTGCAGCGCGGGCAGTGTGCAGACAAGGCTGACGTTGGCCAAGACGGGCTACGTACCGGGAGAGCCCATCACATACACTGTGGACATCTTCAACAAGTGTGACACCACCATTGACAGGGTGGAGCTGGAACTCAAacaggtgggggggtagggaggggagtgggtgtgtaggggtgtgggggggaggggatatgtatgtgtgtgtgtttgtgtgtgtgtatgcgtctgtctgtatatgtgtgttgtcgTCATCGTGGGCCTCCTTCTGTTTCAAGAGATGATGGCTGCACCAGACATTTAGTCACTGCTGGGCATTGCACtttctgctgtggctgtgtagaccagtgtgtgtgtgtgtgtgattaccactgggccaaccaCTCCACTTGACACTTAGTCAAAACTGACACCCTGTCATGCCCCTTTCTTGCAGGTGGTGACGTACACAGGGTACTCGAACTCCATCTTCTCGTCGGGCCACCCGAAGCACCACACCAAGGTGGACCTCTTCCCCCTGCTGAACTACGCCAACCGCATCAAGCGCAACACTGAGGAGCACATCCACAGGGCTGTGGCCGtgccccccctgcctccctctaACCTGGCTGGCTGTGGCATCATTGACATCTCTTACTTTGTGGAGGTCTGGCTGTGCTTTGggattgtttttttggggggcggggtgtgtgtgtgtgtgtgtggggggggggatgaggctgTTGATCATAAtttttgctgtgtgttttgtgagggtgtgtcactgtgggctttatttttttttttttattttttagattgtgttgctgtttttgataAGGGTGTGTCTTTTGTGCATGCAGTCATGCGCATATACATACAtgattacatgcatgtgtgcgcacccatccacacacacatgcacacacaattaaacacacacacacgttcacgcactctgtttatctgtttccaGGACACAAGCTCACTCATACAAACCCACTCATCGACATTTCTTTCCACCCACCTGTTCAGCTGCACATTCAACCATCCATTTACCCGCTCACCCACAGCCAGGGAAAATAGAAGCGCAACATAAGAAGATACTTACATCAGTCTAGTTTCAGTGTTATTTGAACCAGAACATGTATATCCAGCCTGTGTAGTCGTCAGTGTCACTTAAACCAGAACATGTATTTCCAGCCTGTCTAGTTTTAGCATCATTTGAACCAGAACTTGTATGTCCAGCCTGTCTAGTCTTCAGTGTCATTTGAACCAGAACATGTATATCCAGCCTGTCTTAAGTGTCATTTGAACCAGAACATGTATATTTCCAGCCTGTCTAGTCTTAAGTGTCATTTGAACCAGAACATGTATATTTCCAGCCTGTCCAAGTCTGTGTCATGTGAACCAGAACATGTATATCCAACTTGTCCAGTTTTTTAGTGTCATTTGAACCAGAACATGTTCATGTTCAGCCTGTCCAATGTCAGTTTCATTCGAACCAGAGTATGTATTTCCGGCTGCCCCTTCTTTTACAGCTAAGGGTGAATGTGCGCTGGACAACAGTGAACATTGAGCGTGAAATCATCATTGGCACTGTGCCTATGCAGTTCTCTGGGATGCCATCAGAGGAGGTGGTCCCAggatccccctcctccactgccATTCCCTCGGCTCCCCCCATGGAGCCCCCTCCCTACTCAGAGCgtaagtggtgtgggtgtgtttggataTGTTgcctgtggtgtgggtgtgtttgggcaTGTCACAtgggtgtgtttggatgtgttgcctgtggtgtgggtgtgtttgggcaTGTCACATGGGTGTGTTTGGATATGTTgcctgtggtgtgggtgtgtttgggcaTGTCACAtgggtgtgtttggatgtgttgcctgtggtgtgggtgtgtttggacatgttgcctgtggtgtgtgtgtgtttggacatgcTGCCTGTGGTTTGGGTGTGTTTGGACATGTTGTCTGTGGTTTGGGTGTGTTTGgacatgtctgtggtgtgggtgtgtttggacatgttgtctgtggtgtgggtgtgtttggacaTGTTGCCTGTGGTGTGGATATGTtgcctgcggtgtgtgtgtgtttggacatgttgtctgtggtgtgggtgtgtttggacatgttgcctgtggtgtaggtgtgtttggacatgttgtctgtggtgtgggtgtgtctgtggtgtgtgtgtgtttggacatgttgtctgtggtgtgggtgtgtttggacatgttgcctgtggtgtgtgtgtgtttggacatgttgcctgtggtttgggtgtgtttggacatgtctgtggtgtgggtgtgtttggacatgttgcctgtggtgtaggtgtgtttggacatgttgtctgtggtgtgggtgtgtctgtggtgtgggtgtgtttggacatgttgcctgtggtgtgggtgtgtttggacatgtctgtggtgtgtgtgtgtttggacatgttgtctgtggtgtgggtgtgtttggacatgtctgtggtgtgtgtgtggatgtgtctgtggtgtgggtgtgtttggacatgttgtctgtggtgtgggtgtgtttggacatgtctgtggtgtgggtgtgtttggacatgttgcctgtggtgtggacatgttgtctgtggtgtgggtgtgtttggacatgttgctgtggtgtgggtgtgtttggacaTGTTGCCTGTGGTGTGgacatgtctgtggtgtgggtgtgtttggacatgttgtctgtggtgcgtgtgtgttcggacatgtctgtggtgtgggtgtgtttggacatgttgcctgtggtgtggacatgttgtctgtcgtgtgggtgtgtttggacatgttgtctgttgtgtgggtgtgtttggacatgttgcctgtggtgcgtgtgtgtttggacatgttTGTGGTGTGGACATGTTgcctgtggtgtgggtgtgtttggacatgtctgtggtgtggacatgttacctgtggtgtgggtgtgtttggacaTGTTGCCTGTGGTGTGGATATGTtgcctgcggtgtgtgtgtgtttggacatgttgcctgtggtgtgggtgtgtttggacatgttgcctgtggtgtgggtgtgtttggacaTGTTGCCTGTGGTGTGGATATGTtgtctgcggtgtgtgtgtgtttggacatgttgcctgtggtgtgtgtgtgtttggacatgttgcctgtggtgtgtgtgtgtttggacatgttGCCTGTGGTGTGGATATGTtgcctgcggtgtgtgtgtgtttggacatgttgtctgtggtgtgggtgtgtttggacatgttgcctgtggtgtgggtgtgtttggacatgttgtctgtggtgtggatatgttgcctgtggtgtgtgtgtgtttggacatgttgtctgtggtgtgggtgtgtttggacatgttgcctgtggtgtgggtgtgtttggacaTGTTGTCTGTGGTGTGGATATGTtgcctgcggtgtgtgtgtgtttggacatgttgcctgtggtgtgggtgtgtttggacatgttgcctgtggtgtggacatgttgcctgtggtgtggtgtgtttggacatgttgcctgtggtgtgtgtgtgtttggacatgtcGTTTTTGTCATCTTTTCCTGTGTTTGGTGGCTCTGTGTTCCCACATTCATTTTCATAAAAAAAGTAGATAAACCCAATGTTCATTTGCATAAAAACAGTAGATAAATGAACAATTTTCTATTGTCACCATAGAATTTCTAGCTTATTCAACCCCCTGACTCATACAAAAATCATCCCAACCTCCCCCTTTCCCAGcaccataaaagaaaaaaagccaagaTTGAAAGTGTTAAGTTTAGAAAGACAATTTGGTGATGTGGAAACAATGACAGTTTAGAGTGTTGAGGGATTTGACTCCATACTCATTTTACGCTCTGTACCTAaccctttctgcacacacacacacacacatactctctctcacacacacacacacacacacacacacacacacacacacacacacatacacacacagacacacacacacacacacacacacacacacactcacacacacacacacacacacacacacacacacactccccaactcTCCCCACCTCCTGTACAACCAACCAGCACACAGGGAAAGTCAGGCAGAACTAATTGTCAGCATGAAGCGTGTTAATCCACATGCTTTGAGTATTACATCAGcatggagctctctctctctctgtgtggagggggtggggctggggggtggggtgggggtttaatGTGAAGGTATAAAGGCTTACACAAAATTTCCAGGGCCCTGTTTGTGCTACCTTACATCATGAGTGATGTTGACCTTGGAATGGAAGCCAGCTTTGTGTCAATTGTACTTTTcatagaaaatataaaaaaaatgtttcttggCTGTTCCCTCCTTGTATTTCCATAATAGTATAGAATTAAAATTTGCaataaaagaaagatggaaatcTAAAATCAGTACAAGAAAGATGGGGATGGCGAGGGTTTGATGCATGCATGGATGAAGAAGAGATGTAGGGCTTTcgttaattttatttcatttcactacagtgtttttgtttggtaaagttttctttcttttccacagaATTCATGTGCAATGAAATTAATTACTGTTATCTTGCTGAGTTTGTGTTCCATGGATAAGTTGGCTTGTGTGTTGTTTGACAGTACTTTGACAGTATTTTAGTGTTTGTGCTTTGGGTCaccctttgtcttctttttcctttgtctgtttttttcatctttcccCAGCTGTTCTTCTTCAGTGTGTTAATGTCAGAATCAGCCTTGATGTTTATCAACTTTTCTATTCTGTTTTGCTGGTTTTGTTTGACAGCTCTTCTGCCCTCTTGTTAACTTTGTAGTTGCTTACTTAGGCCTTTCACCCTTCCTGGGGTATGGGCTGTCAGCAAGTGACCTCAGTGGTTCCCTGTCCTGTGCCTTTGCTATGTAGCTCCACAGTAAGTAGGCTGATACAGGTCCCATGTGTATGCAGTATAATAATGATTGTAACATCGGACATGCATATCGCATGTTTTTTTCCAGCGATTCTGCTCAAAGCACTCTacattttgttcccccccccaccctcaatatccctccccaccccaccccaaccttctgATGAGAAACACAAACCAAAATACACATGTTTAATTGAACATTGAATTTTCAGTGTCCAGTCACACGCCCACATGTGCATGaatgcacagacactcacaagcACCCTCCTACACACAAATGCAAACCGCTTCCCCACAATGAAAGATACATTCGTAACCAGATGATACCATAACCAGCACTGGAAAATGACTGTTGTTGGATAAGATGTGTTTTCAAAGCATGAGTTCCTCTCCTTTCACCTCTCTGCAGGACCCATGCCCACTCAGTGCTTTCCTGCAGGATTCTCAGCACAGCGAATGAGTGGCGATGATAGTGTTGCAGGCCTAGCTACTCTGGTATAACCTCAAGTCGCTAGCCACATATCATTTTTTTCCAACAGTATTCAGGCATTCACCACCATAGAGCATATTTCAGCATATCATGGCCGAAAGCACTGTTCATCCTATCACACCTCTTTCATTTCAACTATAACTTGATGTGTTATGAACAGGGAGTCGGGAGAGCATTACTGTTGGACTGTAAACTGAGTGTCCTCAGGGCTGTTAGTAGGACCAAGAACATCACCCAAATATCTGGCCCTGTTctatcttctgtttcttctttttttttcttttttttttaactcactcgggacgacaagttttctcccttgcctttccccacagacggcccatttgtaagggtttggaaaaaaaaattacaaaaaatacaaaatactgtgtaagaaaatgaaactttcagaactggtttattacgtgttgagctattacagataaaaaaaaatcaaatttctcatcttatttttacagttttgccatatgtagaaaatactgcctatttttcaccccgaatcaccatacccatgctcgctttctgcattaaattcgctttcttcttcgtcatcatccacctcttcaatgtccgatccttcagtttgtagcatttcaagtacttcggcaaccctaaaacattgccgtcactgccttgttcgcttcacaacattctgagaagaggccgctttgctaacaggctggcacgcgagcagacgaccggtcagtgactttgtcagcgtgtgtgcgagacaggacacacatcccagactaaccaatcatactgttcgattgtggagtgacccagaatagcgcactctgcttggctaatcacaaaatgacgtgtacagcgcatgatggaattttactttcggagaatgctattccattccttcgtccgaaaccgaatacgttttgtgtaggaatgcatgagcattccttcgtccggaaagagttaaaagattGACACTCTTTTTGTTAGTATTTAAGCAAGGAGAccagtggtgggtaaagggagataactggtTGGTATCTGTCTGCAGTCTTGGGACCCAGGAAATATGTGAGGAAGCAGATGTCATGACCGTAGGGGAGGGCTTGTGTTGTACCATGTGGACTCCCAGTTGAAACAAAATCTcagttcaagtctggccttaaaacatcTGTACAAATCTGTTTCCATGGATGTCGAGGGGTGctggcatgtggtgtggtgtgtatgtgagtgtgtgtgtctgagtgtgtgtgtgtagatgcccattattactatgattattatcattatggttattacatgcattattattattattatcgttgttgttattagttCAGCACCATGGTTATTAcatgtattatttttgttgttgttgttgtttcagcacCACCATCCTATGAGGAGAGTGTGTTTGGTCGTGTGGAGATCCGTGACGAGAATGACGATGAGCACACGTCAGGGCAGATGGGGTGGGCACCATCATACCCTGTGTATCACTACGATGCTGCGCGACAGCACTTCCAGATCTTACCCGCTCAGCCCGCCTCTGCCCCTTCCTCCGAACCTCCTGCCTACAATCAGATCTAGCCAGTTGGGGAAAGAACCCTGTGAGACAAGagctggtggtgattgtggtgaagaATTTCTTTCTGGACACAAGTCTGTTGCCACGGCTGAGGCTTTGGCTTGTGTGAAAACAACGTATTGACTGAGGTAATAGTCAGCAAACAGATGGCGTTTGAGAGAAGACTCGCTTCAAAGAGCATTGAAAAAGAGGTATCATATATAGTGATTGAAAATGTAGACAGACTTGCATGTGAGTTGTTGAGGGAAGTACTCAAACAGAGTTGGAAAAAATGTGAAGGAGTGTGGTTGCTGCAGTGTATTAAGTGAGAAAAAAGACTCACTTCAAGtagaactggaaagaaaaataaacatcaaGAAAAGATTGTGTGGGAGTGTTTTTGCAAGACTGATTTCGAAGTGGTAGAAGTTTTGAGAGAAGAGTGGTTTCAGTCGAAAAAGATGATCAGGATAGTGATGGCAGAAGTAGCCAAGACTTGCATGTGAACAGGTCCTCTAGTGACTGGACTGTCTGTGACTCCCTGTTGTTTATTCCGCTCTCCTGGTGACCAAATTGCAGGAGTATAACCAAACTGCAGAGATATAACCAAACTGCCAGGGTATAAACAAACCATTTGCAAGAGTACAAACAAACTGCAGGGGTATAACCAAATGCTCTGCAGAAGTATAACCAATCTGTTTGCAGGGATATAACCAAACTCTGTGAGGGGTACAACCAAACTGATGGCAGGGGTGTAACCAAACCCATCACAGGAGTACAACAAAACTGCAGGGGTATAACCAAGTGCTCTGCAAAAGTATAACCAAACTCTTTGCAAGGGTATAACCAAACTCTCAGAGGGGTGCAACCAGACTGATTGCAGGGGTATAACCAAACTCTTTGAGGGGTGCAACCAAACCCTTTGCAGGTTCCTGACCAGCTGAACAATGCCTACATGCTGACAGCCCAAGCTTTGTCAATTTTCCATTGATACTATCTCCACATGTCAGCACCATGGAACATTGACAAGAAACCTGTGCACTGCCTTGCCGTAAACACGACTTTCTGGATGTGCGTGGATGGTTTCAGTTGGCTGTGACTGATGGTGTCTGTGACTCAACTTGGTCGTTGTCATGGCCGTCACTCTGCTCGCTTAGGGATTGCCGAGGCCCTGAGGGGCCCTGGCAGTACAGTGTCATGTTCATGGTGGATGGATCGAATCCCACAGCCTTACATCCAACACTTCTTTCTTCTGGTCAGCAGCTTGATAGTACATGACACTGACCAACAATTTGAATTCTTGATGAAGGTTGCAGTTTTCTACTTTTAgggtgttattttgttttgttttgttttttactttgtgCAAAACTTCAGTGCTATATTTGCTGTCCACCCTTATTTTTGTAGCATCTTATTTATTTTCTGACATTTTGTTTATAGTCAgtctgtgttccttttttttatttttattattattaaatatctGTCATTGAAGTTTCCAATGAATTCAAAACACCAGGTATGTTTCTGATTTTTTGTCCGGATAACTTGTCCAGTCCATCATTTTGGTGCATTTTCTGTCAGTGTGAAGGCAGTGTCAAGGtacagatttgtttttgtttcagctcACATGTTAAAATGTTTGAACATGTTTGAACAAACATTTCTTACAGCTGGGCAAtaagcataaagatgaatgaatgGTAGATAAAAAGATAGAAAAATAATAGAGAAATAATCATTTATAATAGAGGAATCCCGGCATTGGGAAGGTTTTTGTTTGAAAATCTCTCTCAGTCCTTTCACCGAGGTACAGGCTGTCAATGGGACAGGGGTGCTGACCTTATGCTAAGCCCCCAACCTGGTGGACCATTGAATCACTGTTTGTCTGGTCTCTACCCTTCATCCTCTGCCCTTCAGCCTTGTGTTGCCCAACAAGACCAGTCTCCTACCTGCATAGCTCTgtgggtcattcaaacacacaaGCCTCcctatttcctctctctgtcttatttttgtttgttttttcttacacAATTTTTTAAAGCTTGGTTTGGGGACTGTATAAGAGACTGATGACTGTCGTGATGATGTTAATGTGTCATTGCGTGGATTCTTCAGATGCAGCATTGTTTGTAGTTTGTAAGGTTGAAGTAGAACTACAGAGTTTATGTCTGTAGTTTCtctagtaggtgtgtgtgtgtgtgtgtgtgtgtgtgtgtgtgtgtgctgatagtCATGTTGAAAGTGGGTGTTCTTTGCCTCATTGGAGACTTGGGAGAAGGAATGTTTTCTGCGTGCATTAGTTTGTTTAGCTTTTGACTTCTGTGTTACGGTCTGTGGAAGAActaatttctttattttttcatgaATCGAATCCCATTTGGTTTGAAAATATTTTcagcttgtgtgtttgtgagggttcTGGCTTTTTCTTACACATGTATCTgtgtaaaggaaagaaaaaatcatgtgtttattttttgttttgaaaatcacAAATAATTTACAATCCGAGTGAAGCCAGCAATTTTTTTGCGTTGACCAACTGTTAGCCAGAGATCTCAATCCTTGATTTCCATTTGCGTTGATCAGTTGAACTCATTTCTGTCCCAGTTTCTGTTTTGTCTTGCACAGGAAGCGAAGATCACTATGTTTCCTGAGGTTTCTTTAGTTTTCCTTGTTTGAACTATTGAGCAACATCGAACCCTTAGTTTCTACAATTTAGacatcacacagtgactgacaaaaaaaacaacaaaaaagcaggtgCTATAGTTAGAAATACCACAGGCACTACTGTTCAAAATCCCATACATTTAAAATAGGATTCAGCTTAGGGAAAAAGGGATGcgcacaatgcatacacacatactcacaaacatatacacgcacacatgcacataagcatgcacacacgcacacacatgcatgtacatacaaaAATAATGCATTCAtggttgcacgcacgcacacacatgtatgtctctctctcacactttcttttcttgtttgcatTGTAGTATACAGGAGAACAGTATAATGCATCATCTTGTCATGCCAAAAGCCTTTCTAGGCTAAGTAAATATTAGCCATGGAATATAATgaatacaaggaaaaaaaatgaatacatagatTCGAGAACACACAGATCAGTTGAAGGGGGAGATGAGAAATGTGATTatatttttgattttgttttgttggcatgtgatttttttttttttttttttctttctgtttttttgtttgtttcttgctgtttttgttgttgttttttttttcttctttttctttttattatttttatgtatGAATTTAACTCTTTAAACTGAAGTTGACTAGACAGGTCACCTccacaggtgactttagttgataCCAAGGAGTcatgttaacccctaggctgcctatatgacgagataactagTCATGACAAGCATGtacacttcgctgccacaatgacaagataactcttcgtcgaaatattctgacttttccctgctttgcattcagttcattgacaaaaatgctggtagctttagcttagggaatctttctagattctattcatagctagaaacaccatcaacgtcatgaggcagtcctttatttgaacgttttggttgggtgactggccacagtgtttgcctgactcctctcctcGCTTACTCAACAAAATGTGGGACTGatgctgtgctcaagacatgcgattgtggcgaactaaatcaaccaagattgctttctttagctgatgctgaGAAAGAATTGAAACGTGAATTcgaaagagaagacagtgatgaacatttatatgatgatttgatagaaaataaagggagcaatcaagagagtggccaagatatgactatcagcgagtgatgccggctgtacagttGTAGCAgccgacagactgactgaattattagcaggacacagtgtgagcgattttcttggcactcggccaacacagtctgatgaaaactggataaagtgatcatgtaagaggggtgaagaggaggggggtggagactgagggggtgtggcctcacatccttattatcacttggagaagtcccACTGcattgtgtatcttttttttttttttttttttttttttttggtggttctagtatgattttgtgtgtgaagatattcatttgtccagaaaatatgatattttagtgcaaattacctgaccaatgtttgtaatgaacaagttgaaaatgtggaaaaaaaaccccagtgatgTCAAAACAACAGCTTGTCACTaacatatatataaaatgggaaaatataatgtgttttgtattctttattcatttacctttcagaaaatgtatacttttatagatctttctccaataacaaagagcacataattttttgaaaatgtgtacccgtttttttgtggaaaaaaccctggcaaatagatttcacttaaatcttattttcctggcagcgaaagggttaaacagacagttttaaaaaaatttttttatattgtaacaaatcttgacagctgcagccaactttcctGCACAATAGTAGATTGACAAACCTTCCCCCCTCGACCCAGTTTGCATTGAATTACACGTGCGTACAGTTGCCTGGGTTTCGTTCGACCTTCCATATTTGTTTTTACGAATGTCTGTGTATGCACAGTGTGTACATGAGTGCGTTTATGGTACTTGTGATACACTCTTGTTTGTTTATCAGTAGGAGGGTTGCACTTGCACAGAGTAactgcatttttttaaaaaaaggtcttAATACTTTTATAGCTCCAGGAATAGCCCATATTGGTTTCTATGAACACGAAGCATGTCTTTTTGAAGTCTTAGATATTTGAAattcttctctttgtttgtttgtgttttccacTCTGAAATGAGGCCAGTTGttttccccctctgtgtgtgtgtttatgtgtggctTACTTAGTTTTAAGAATATTTGTTCATGTCCATGGGCTGCAAAGGATGAGCATGAAATGGCAATATATGGAAAAGGACAATTTTTCATACCATCGCCGAATTGGCTTCTGATTCTAGCTATCAGTTTTATAAATACAAGTTGAGAAGAAAATGAACTAGACTTGAAAGAATCTTGACAGTGGGAAGATTCTGACTGGGTCTACAgagaccccccatcccccaccccccacccccacctccatgccCCTCCCCAAGTGATGGGCAAGAAGCACAGATTCTGAGCATCCACCGATATATTGATGTCTGTCATTTTGCCAAGCTTCTGAAGTGTTTGTTGGTGTATTTGAAAACTTTGTTCAGTACCTCCTTTTGTTTGTAGTTATGTAATTATTGTTGACTACTATGGGTATGTGGTTTACACTGATTCTGTTATGCATGTGAATGTTA
The sequence above is drawn from the Babylonia areolata isolate BAREFJ2019XMU chromosome 26, ASM4173473v1, whole genome shotgun sequence genome and encodes:
- the LOC143300751 gene encoding arrestin domain-containing protein 17-like gives rise to the protein MKLEVFEIRFDNPRGVYTAGEQVKGNVVLRLRNPMKVRKVFLYFEGRAKCHWEVKHGRSKTDYRATETYINETFDLFDAGSGGGDHPAGEHSYPFCLLLGASLPSSFEGRRGYVRYFCKASITRPWKFDEHTKRAFTVIHPLDLNVVPTAGMPVWGEQDEAVEGCCCSAGSVQTRLTLAKTGYVPGEPITYTVDIFNKCDTTIDRVELELKQVVTYTGYSNSIFSSGHPKHHTKVDLFPLLNYANRIKRNTEEHIHRAVAVPPLPPSNLAGCGIIDISYFVELRVNVRWTTVNIEREIIIGTVPMQFSGMPSEEVVPGSPSSTAIPSAPPMEPPPYSEPPPSYEESVFGRVEIRDENDDEHTSGQMGWAPSYPVYHYDAARQHFQILPAQPASAPSSEPPAYNQI